A single genomic interval of Streptomyces sp. NBC_00663 harbors:
- a CDS encoding polysaccharide lyase 8 family protein, with protein MNPRHGTSLRLTRRALLLAATLVATSTSVSRAADPDPYADLRHRWLGLSLGDGYDPTAEPYASRLAETGELARAFRAAMSPAPASLWPDRPYDPPSGITQSYSRLWTMAQAWVQPGTGSTGDDTLLADVLRGLDHLSATVYNPSTTRYGNWWEWQIGSPRLLMDLVAALHDHLTDTQRQQACAAVDHFIPDTMLTDYFGTSTGANRVDLCRSVALRGILGRAPDRIALARDALSPVFPYVTQGDGLYADGSFVQHTWVAYSGTYGQVLLDGLGRLFALLAGSEWEVTDPVRQIVLDSVEHAYAPLIHDGLMMDSVNGRAISRGYLKSDDRHVMRSDHFHGQGIIAAIALLAAGASPAERQRWYGRIKDWIERDTVTPILTARQFGVADLARLQAVAEAPEPAVPAPLGHHLFAAMDRAVHRRPRFVANLAMASDRIAHYECGNGENPRGWHTGAGMLSWWAEGNGDQYTDWYWPTVDWYRLPGTTVSTRRLPDKAGGEWGEPKPDVRWVGGVTDGEYAAIGQHLKGLGSTLQARKSWFCADDTVICLGAGITCADGVPVETVVDNRNLGENGTQTFVRGHGWAHLEGHGGYLVPYGALRTLREDRTGAWSDINATSTTERATRRWQTLWFDHGTDPADASYVYVLLPGATRHETAARAVDRHRMSVLANDATRQGVRVPSLGLTAVNFWQAGTAGPLTASAGASVLVRRRGRAATLCVSEPPRTGEPLEIIWDHPVRTVLRADDSVEILATGRRLRLRVTPGRACATHECEVALA; from the coding sequence ATGAACCCACGTCACGGCACTTCCCTGAGACTCACCCGCAGGGCCCTGTTACTCGCGGCGACCCTCGTCGCCACCAGCACCTCGGTGAGTCGAGCCGCCGACCCCGACCCCTACGCCGACCTCCGCCACCGCTGGCTCGGCCTCTCCCTCGGTGACGGCTACGACCCCACCGCCGAGCCCTACGCCTCCCGCCTCGCCGAGACCGGCGAACTGGCCCGCGCCTTCCGGGCCGCCATGTCCCCCGCCCCCGCCTCCCTGTGGCCCGACCGCCCCTACGACCCGCCCTCCGGCATCACCCAGAGCTACAGCCGCCTGTGGACCATGGCTCAGGCCTGGGTCCAGCCCGGCACCGGCTCCACCGGCGACGACACCCTCCTCGCGGACGTACTGCGCGGCCTCGACCACCTCTCCGCCACGGTCTACAACCCCTCCACCACCCGTTACGGCAACTGGTGGGAGTGGCAGATAGGCAGCCCCCGCCTGCTCATGGACCTGGTGGCCGCCCTCCACGACCACCTCACGGACACCCAGCGGCAGCAGGCCTGCGCCGCCGTCGACCACTTCATCCCCGACACGATGCTCACCGACTACTTCGGCACCTCCACCGGCGCCAACCGCGTCGACCTGTGCCGCTCCGTCGCCCTGCGCGGCATCCTCGGCCGTGCACCCGACCGCATCGCCCTCGCCCGCGACGCGCTCTCCCCGGTCTTCCCGTACGTCACCCAGGGCGACGGCCTCTACGCCGACGGCTCCTTCGTGCAGCACACCTGGGTCGCCTACTCGGGGACGTACGGCCAGGTCCTGCTCGACGGCCTGGGCCGCCTCTTCGCCCTCCTCGCGGGATCGGAGTGGGAAGTCACCGACCCCGTCCGGCAGATCGTCCTCGACAGCGTCGAGCACGCCTACGCGCCCCTGATCCACGACGGGTTGATGATGGACAGCGTCAACGGGCGTGCCATCAGCCGGGGTTACCTCAAGAGCGACGACCGGCACGTCATGCGCAGCGACCACTTCCACGGCCAGGGCATCATCGCCGCCATCGCCCTCCTCGCGGCCGGCGCGAGCCCGGCGGAGCGACAGCGCTGGTACGGCCGTATCAAGGACTGGATCGAACGGGACACGGTCACACCGATCTTGACGGCACGTCAGTTCGGGGTCGCCGACCTCGCCAGACTCCAGGCCGTGGCCGAAGCACCGGAACCCGCGGTCCCCGCCCCGCTCGGTCACCACCTCTTCGCCGCCATGGACCGCGCCGTCCACCGACGCCCCCGCTTCGTCGCGAACCTCGCCATGGCGAGCGACCGCATCGCGCACTACGAGTGCGGCAACGGCGAGAACCCGCGAGGCTGGCACACCGGCGCCGGAATGCTCTCCTGGTGGGCCGAGGGGAACGGCGATCAGTACACGGACTGGTACTGGCCGACGGTCGACTGGTACCGCCTCCCCGGTACGACCGTCTCCACGCGCCGCCTGCCCGACAAGGCCGGCGGCGAGTGGGGCGAGCCCAAGCCCGACGTGCGGTGGGTCGGAGGCGTGACCGACGGCGAGTACGCGGCGATCGGCCAGCACCTCAAGGGCCTCGGCTCCACCCTCCAGGCCCGCAAGTCATGGTTCTGCGCCGACGACACGGTGATCTGCCTGGGCGCCGGCATCACCTGCGCCGACGGCGTCCCGGTCGAGACGGTGGTCGACAACCGCAACCTGGGGGAGAACGGCACCCAGACCTTCGTACGCGGCCACGGCTGGGCCCACCTCGAAGGCCACGGCGGCTACCTGGTGCCGTACGGCGCACTCCGCACCCTCCGCGAGGACCGCACCGGTGCCTGGTCCGACATCAACGCCACCAGCACGACGGAACGGGCCACCCGCCGCTGGCAGACCCTCTGGTTCGACCACGGCACCGACCCGGCCGACGCCTCGTACGTCTATGTCCTGCTGCCCGGCGCCACCCGTCACGAGACCGCCGCCCGGGCCGTCGACCGCCACCGGATGTCGGTCCTCGCCAACGACGCCACCCGGCAGGGGGTCAGGGTCCCCTCCCTCGGCCTGACAGCCGTCAACTTCTGGCAGGCCGGGACGGCAGGGCCGCTCACCGCCTCCGCGGGCGCGAGCGTGCTGGTCCGGCGCCGGGGCCGCGCTGCCACCCTCTGTGTGAGCGAGCCGCCGCGCACGGGCGAGCCGCTGGAGATCATCTGGGACCACCCGGTACGCACCGTCCTGAGGGCCGACGACTCGGTCGAGATCCTCGCCACGGGCCGCCGTCTGCGCCTCCGTGTCACCCCAGGGAGGGCATGCGCCACGCATGAATGTGAGGTGGCTCTCGCCTGA
- a CDS encoding DUF742 domain-containing protein — protein sequence MTPPTASHDPYAEPYEDEGDQPLVRPYAMTGGRTRPRYQLAIEALISTTADPAALMGLLPEHQRICHLCREVKSVAEVSALLAMPLGVARILVADLAEAGLVAIHQPGGDESTGAPDVTLLERVLSGLRKL from the coding sequence ATGACCCCGCCCACCGCCTCTCATGATCCGTACGCGGAGCCGTACGAGGATGAGGGCGACCAGCCGCTGGTACGTCCGTACGCGATGACCGGCGGCCGGACCCGGCCGCGCTACCAGCTCGCCATAGAGGCCCTGATCAGCACCACGGCCGACCCGGCGGCACTGATGGGCCTGCTCCCCGAGCATCAGCGCATCTGCCACCTGTGCCGTGAGGTGAAGTCGGTGGCCGAGGTGTCGGCGCTCCTGGCCATGCCGCTCGGCGTGGCCCGCATCCTCGTCGCGGACCTCGCCGAGGCAGGTCTCGTCGCCATTCACCAGCCGGGCGGCGACGAGAGCACCGGCGCTCCGGACGTGACACTGCTCGAAAGGGTGCTCAGTGGACTTCGCAAGCTCTGA
- a CDS encoding roadblock/LC7 domain-containing protein, with protein sequence MSQAAQNLNWLITNFVDNTPGVSHTVVVSADGLLLAMSEGFPRDRADQLAAVASGLTSLTAGASRIFEGGAVNQTVVEMERGFLFIMSVSDGSSLAVLAHPEADIGLIGYEMALLVDRAGTVLTPDLRAELQGSLLN encoded by the coding sequence ATGAGCCAGGCGGCACAGAACCTGAACTGGTTGATCACCAACTTCGTGGACAACACCCCCGGGGTGTCTCACACGGTGGTGGTCTCCGCCGACGGACTCCTTCTGGCGATGTCCGAAGGGTTTCCGCGCGACCGCGCCGACCAGCTTGCGGCCGTCGCGTCCGGTCTGACCTCGTTGACCGCGGGTGCGTCCCGCATCTTCGAGGGCGGCGCCGTGAACCAGACGGTTGTGGAGATGGAGCGGGGATTCCTCTTCATCATGTCCGTATCCGACGGTTCCTCGCTCGCGGTCCTGGCCCACCCGGAGGCGGACATCGGCCTCATTGGGTACGAGATGGCCCTTCTGGTGGACCGTGCCGGTACGGTCCTGACGCCCGATCTGCGTGCGGAGCTCCAAGGGAGCCTGCTCAACTAA
- a CDS encoding acyl-CoA carboxylase subunit beta — translation MTVLDDAPSEPTDARGRVAELHEIRAQALAGPSEKATEAQHAKGKLTARERIELLLDPGSFQEVEQLRRHRAVGFGLEAKKPYSDGVITGWGTVEGRTVFVYAHDFRIFGGALGEAHATKIHKIMDMAIAAGAPLVSLNDGAGARIQEGVSALAGYGGIFQRNTKASGVIPQISVMLGPCAGGAAYSPALTDFVFMVRETSQMFITGPDVVKAVTGEEITQNGLGGADVHAETSGVCHFAYDDEETCIAEVRYLLSLLPQNNRENPPRAEATDAPDRRGDVLLDLVPADGNRPYDMAKVIEEIVDDGDYLEVHERWARNIICALARLDGQVVGIVANQPQSLAGVLDIEASEKAARFVQMCDAFNIPIVTFLDVPGFLPGVDQEHGGIIRHGAKLLYAYCNATVPRISLILRKAYGGAYIVMDSQSIGADLTYAWPTNEIAVMGAEGAANVIFRRQIAEAEDPEAMRQKMVKEYKSELMHPYYAAERGLVDDVIDPAQTREVLIKSLAMLQTKHADLPSRKHGNPPQ, via the coding sequence ATGACCGTTTTGGATGACGCGCCGAGTGAGCCGACGGACGCACGTGGGCGGGTGGCCGAGCTGCACGAGATCCGTGCGCAGGCACTGGCCGGACCGAGTGAGAAGGCGACCGAGGCGCAGCACGCCAAGGGCAAGCTGACCGCACGGGAGCGCATCGAACTGCTTCTCGACCCGGGGTCCTTCCAGGAGGTCGAGCAGCTGCGCCGACACCGCGCGGTCGGGTTCGGTCTGGAGGCCAAGAAACCGTACAGCGACGGTGTCATCACCGGCTGGGGCACGGTGGAGGGCCGCACGGTCTTCGTCTACGCCCATGACTTCCGGATCTTCGGCGGCGCGCTGGGCGAGGCCCACGCCACCAAGATCCACAAGATCATGGACATGGCCATCGCGGCCGGTGCGCCGCTGGTGTCGCTGAACGACGGCGCCGGCGCCCGTATCCAGGAGGGCGTCTCCGCCCTCGCCGGGTACGGCGGCATCTTCCAGCGCAACACCAAGGCGTCCGGTGTCATCCCGCAGATCAGCGTGATGCTCGGCCCGTGCGCGGGTGGCGCGGCCTACAGCCCGGCGCTGACGGACTTCGTGTTCATGGTCCGCGAGACGTCCCAGATGTTCATCACCGGCCCGGACGTGGTCAAGGCGGTGACGGGCGAGGAGATCACCCAGAACGGCCTGGGCGGTGCGGATGTGCACGCCGAGACGTCGGGCGTCTGCCACTTCGCCTACGACGACGAGGAGACCTGCATCGCGGAGGTGCGCTACCTCCTCTCCCTCCTCCCGCAGAACAACCGCGAGAACCCGCCGCGCGCGGAGGCCACGGACGCGCCGGACCGCCGCGGCGACGTCCTGCTCGACCTGGTCCCGGCCGACGGCAACCGGCCGTACGACATGGCCAAGGTCATCGAGGAGATCGTCGACGACGGCGACTACCTGGAGGTCCACGAGCGCTGGGCCCGCAACATCATCTGCGCGCTCGCCCGCCTCGACGGCCAGGTCGTCGGCATCGTGGCGAACCAGCCGCAGTCCCTCGCGGGCGTCCTGGACATCGAGGCATCGGAAAAAGCTGCGCGCTTTGTCCAGATGTGTGACGCTTTTAACATTCCGATCGTCACCTTCCTGGACGTTCCCGGGTTCCTTCCGGGTGTCGACCAGGAGCACGGCGGCATCATCCGCCACGGCGCGAAGCTCCTTTACGCCTACTGCAACGCGACCGTGCCGCGGATCTCGCTGATCCTGCGCAAGGCGTACGGCGGTGCGTACATCGTCATGGACAGCCAGTCCATCGGCGCCGACCTCACCTACGCGTGGCCGACGAACGAGATCGCCGTGATGGGCGCCGAGGGCGCGGCCAACGTGATCTTCCGCCGTCAGATCGCCGAGGCCGAGGACCCCGAGGCCATGCGGCAGAAGATGGTCAAGGAGTACAAGTCCGAGCTGATGCACCCGTACTACGCGGCCGAGCGCGGCCTGGTCGACGACGTCATCGACCCGGCGCAGACCCGCGAGGTCCTCATCAAGTCCCTGGCGATGCTCCAGACCAAGCACGCCGACCTGCCGTCCCGCAAGCACGGCAACCCCCCGCAGTAA
- a CDS encoding GTP-binding protein — translation MDFASSSGGPSRSTTSAKIVVAGGFGVGKTTFVGAVSEINPLRTEAVMTSASAGIDDLTHTGDKTTTTVAMDFGRITLDQDLILYLFGTPGQDRFWFMWDDLVRGAIGAIVLVDTRRLADCFPAVDYFENSGLPFVIALNGFDGNQPYNPDEVREALQIGPDTPIITTDARHRADAKSALITLVEHALMARLR, via the coding sequence GTGGACTTCGCAAGCTCTAGCGGCGGTCCTTCCCGCTCCACCACCTCGGCGAAGATCGTGGTGGCGGGTGGCTTCGGCGTGGGCAAGACCACGTTCGTCGGGGCCGTTTCGGAGATCAACCCGCTGCGCACCGAGGCCGTCATGACGTCCGCGTCGGCGGGCATCGACGACCTCACCCACACCGGGGACAAGACCACCACCACGGTGGCCATGGACTTCGGCCGTATCACCCTGGACCAGGACCTGATCCTGTACCTCTTCGGTACGCCCGGTCAGGACCGCTTCTGGTTCATGTGGGACGACCTGGTGCGCGGCGCGATCGGCGCGATCGTGCTGGTGGACACCCGTCGTCTCGCCGACTGCTTCCCCGCGGTCGACTACTTCGAGAACTCGGGTCTCCCCTTCGTCATCGCGCTCAACGGCTTCGACGGCAACCAGCCGTACAACCCGGACGAGGTCCGCGAGGCGCTTCAGATCGGCCCCGACACCCCGATCATCACGACGGACGCCCGCCACCGCGCGGACGCGAAGTCGGCGCTGATCACGCTGGTGGAGCACGCGCTGATGGCGCGCCTGCGGTAG
- a CDS encoding DUF742 domain-containing protein yields MATPPGGSSSGNWSYGPGQGQNDGAQNPNRYNFPSAPSQRQPYAPQHPQGPGPSPYDQPPAPRIQPVQPQRRAPEPAPAGASNNPLVRPYAMTGGRTRPRYQLAIEALVHTTAQPHQMQGQLPEHQRICNLCREIKSVAEVSALLTIPLGVARILVADLAEAGLVAIHQPGGDENAGGQPDVTLLERVLSGLRKL; encoded by the coding sequence GTGGCAACACCCCCAGGCGGTTCATCGTCGGGCAATTGGTCGTACGGCCCCGGACAGGGTCAGAACGACGGTGCCCAGAACCCGAACCGTTACAACTTCCCCTCCGCACCCAGCCAGCGGCAGCCGTACGCGCCCCAGCACCCCCAGGGTCCCGGACCGTCGCCGTACGATCAGCCGCCGGCGCCGCGCATCCAGCCGGTGCAGCCGCAGCGACGCGCCCCTGAGCCCGCGCCCGCAGGGGCGTCGAACAACCCCTTGGTGCGCCCGTACGCCATGACCGGCGGCCGGACGCGCCCCCGCTACCAGCTCGCCATCGAGGCGCTGGTGCACACCACCGCGCAGCCGCACCAGATGCAGGGCCAGTTGCCCGAGCATCAGCGGATCTGCAACCTCTGCCGGGAGATCAAGTCGGTAGCCGAGGTCTCGGCTCTGCTGACCATCCCTCTCGGAGTGGCCAGGATCCTCGTCGCCGACTTGGCGGAGGCGGGCCTGGTCGCGATCCATCAGCCCGGCGGCGACGAGAACGCCGGCGGCCAGCCAGACGTGACACTGCTCGAAAGGGTGCTCAGTGGACTTCGCAAGCTCTAG
- a CDS encoding sensor histidine kinase, producing the protein MRRSKNGPEPSARGNFTPPPRGAAPAPVPGSEPTAAPAPSGGRLSPRNWRVPTRLNAILLIPVLVGLVMGGFQVKSSIDTWTEAENAEKTARLVQAALTYGDALYTERDSTAAPLLEGKGEDDKTVVAARKATDNAADAFDEAAQNMPQTAGLQRRLQLFRDSEAGLQALRTNAYTSRLKGVQTEEGYVAVAHPLMEFANELGLGTGNITSYGRTVYAIALTKASLSLERAIGMHLLIAPGPKPADLAAQRTALTSYAYLEGIAIEEYIGGGTEADAAKLKSLQAQALTEGKTMAQDAAKQNPNYVPAPTTDTAEFVKYVGSISSTDETERQTLAAKGVTANNWWAFNTLKYKTYRTIESDMADKAVSEAASIADEAKRDAFITGAAVVVALLAAFILAGMVARQMSRAMRQLRNAAFGIAEQRLPMLVDQLSRTDPGRVDTRVQAIPINSTDEIGEVARAFDQVHREAVRLAAEQALLRGNINAIFTNLSRRNQSLIEGQLTLITELENNEADPDQLENLFRLDHLATRMRRNGENLLVLAGEEPGRRWDQPVPLVDVLRAASSEVEQYERIELSGVPEAEIHGRAVTDLVHLLAELLENATTFSSPQTKVRVTATRLPDGRVMIEIHDKGIGLTAEDFADINHKLANPPTVDAAISQRMGLFVVGRLSDRHGIRVQLRPSGEQAGTTSLVMLPDAITHGGGGEQQAPVDEFTVSQIIPEQQQYHGEDFNNGLPMRTAAELGFDDSRYNPEIPDDIRELDPVGRSLMREERRAALEAQAHPTEPGQETPAAPSYGNEFDGRPAAYDNGQNSQSGYQEPASYEEQQQSAYADPQRAAYEEQQQPSYDGQYYAPNGGLPQNDTFSSNGGGYPEPSYAEPVQEESPAGHASAPESFPAFEERRYQDDWPQQDSYQNGYQDQYAPEAESTQAADVSERDHVGFDRPGPGPSAAHELTDAGLPRRGSGAGGANGTSSANGTGAGTTDMFGARTVNPQPTPSAPESNGNGSSNGTGNGDWRSANDARWQQASALKKPKAGGVTSSGLPRRVPKANLVEGAAETTPQGGPQVSRAPEDVRGRLSNLRRGVQRGRSAGSETNGQGLGPDSTYNQER; encoded by the coding sequence GTGAGGCGAAGCAAGAACGGTCCCGAGCCGTCGGCCCGGGGCAACTTCACCCCGCCGCCGCGCGGAGCGGCGCCCGCCCCTGTGCCCGGATCCGAACCAACGGCTGCTCCGGCGCCGAGCGGTGGTCGGCTGTCCCCCCGTAACTGGCGGGTGCCCACCAGGCTGAACGCGATCCTGCTCATACCCGTGCTGGTCGGCCTCGTCATGGGCGGCTTCCAGGTGAAGAGCTCGATCGACACCTGGACGGAGGCCGAGAACGCCGAGAAGACCGCGCGCCTGGTCCAGGCCGCGCTCACCTACGGCGACGCCCTCTACACCGAGCGGGACAGCACCGCCGCCCCGCTCCTGGAGGGCAAGGGCGAGGACGACAAGACGGTCGTCGCCGCCCGCAAGGCCACGGACAACGCCGCCGACGCCTTCGACGAGGCCGCCCAGAACATGCCGCAGACGGCGGGTCTCCAGCGCCGCCTCCAGCTGTTCCGCGACAGCGAGGCGGGCCTCCAGGCCCTGCGCACGAACGCCTACACGAGCCGGCTCAAAGGCGTGCAGACCGAAGAGGGCTATGTAGCGGTCGCGCACCCCCTGATGGAGTTCGCCAACGAGCTCGGTCTGGGCACCGGAAACATCACCAGCTACGGCCGTACCGTCTACGCGATCGCGCTCACCAAGGCGTCTCTGTCCCTGGAGCGCGCCATCGGTATGCACCTGCTGATCGCCCCGGGCCCCAAGCCCGCGGACCTGGCCGCCCAGCGCACCGCGCTCACCTCGTACGCCTACCTCGAGGGCATCGCCATCGAGGAGTACATCGGCGGCGGCACCGAGGCCGATGCCGCGAAGCTGAAGTCGCTCCAGGCGCAGGCCCTCACCGAGGGCAAGACGATGGCCCAGGACGCCGCGAAGCAGAACCCGAACTATGTGCCGGCGCCGACGACCGACACGGCCGAGTTCGTCAAGTACGTGGGCAGTATCAGCTCCACGGACGAGACCGAGCGCCAGACGCTCGCCGCCAAGGGCGTCACGGCCAACAACTGGTGGGCGTTCAACACCCTCAAGTACAAGACCTACCGGACCATCGAGTCCGACATGGCCGACAAGGCGGTGAGCGAGGCCGCGAGCATCGCCGACGAGGCCAAGCGTGACGCCTTCATCACCGGTGCCGCCGTGGTCGTCGCCCTGCTCGCCGCGTTCATCCTGGCCGGCATGGTGGCCCGCCAGATGTCCCGCGCCATGCGCCAGCTGCGCAACGCCGCCTTCGGCATCGCCGAGCAGCGGCTGCCGATGCTGGTCGACCAGCTCTCGCGTACCGACCCCGGCCGCGTCGACACCCGGGTGCAGGCCATCCCGATCAACTCGACCGACGAGATCGGCGAGGTCGCCCGCGCCTTCGACCAGGTCCACCGCGAGGCCGTCCGGCTCGCCGCCGAGCAGGCGCTGCTGCGGGGCAACATCAACGCGATCTTCACCAACCTGTCGCGCCGCAACCAGTCGCTGATCGAGGGCCAGCTGACCCTGATCACCGAACTGGAGAACAACGAGGCCGACCCGGACCAGCTGGAGAACCTCTTCCGCCTGGACCACCTCGCGACCCGTATGCGCCGCAACGGCGAGAACCTCCTGGTCCTCGCCGGCGAGGAGCCCGGCCGCCGCTGGGACCAGCCGGTCCCGCTGGTCGACGTGCTCCGCGCCGCCTCCTCCGAGGTGGAGCAGTACGAGCGCATCGAGCTCTCCGGCGTCCCGGAGGCCGAGATCCACGGCCGCGCCGTGACCGACCTCGTGCACCTGCTGGCCGAGCTGCTGGAGAACGCCACCACGTTCTCCTCCCCGCAGACCAAGGTCCGCGTCACCGCGACCCGCCTCCCCGACGGCCGCGTGATGATCGAGATCCACGACAAGGGCATCGGCCTCACCGCCGAGGACTTCGCGGACATCAACCACAAGCTGGCCAACCCGCCGACCGTGGACGCCGCGATCTCCCAGCGCATGGGCCTGTTCGTGGTCGGCCGACTGTCCGACCGGCACGGCATCCGCGTCCAGCTCCGCCCCTCCGGCGAGCAGGCCGGCACCACCTCGCTGGTCATGCTGCCCGACGCGATCACCCACGGTGGCGGTGGCGAGCAGCAGGCGCCGGTCGACGAGTTCACCGTCTCGCAGATCATCCCGGAGCAGCAGCAGTACCACGGCGAGGACTTCAACAACGGTCTGCCCATGCGGACCGCCGCCGAGCTGGGCTTCGACGACAGCCGCTACAACCCCGAGATCCCCGACGACATCCGTGAGCTGGACCCGGTGGGCCGCTCCCTGATGCGCGAGGAGCGCCGCGCGGCCCTGGAGGCCCAGGCGCACCCCACGGAGCCCGGCCAGGAAACGCCCGCGGCCCCGTCGTACGGCAACGAGTTCGACGGCCGTCCGGCCGCGTACGACAACGGCCAGAACAGCCAGAGCGGCTACCAGGAGCCCGCCTCGTACGAGGAGCAGCAGCAGTCGGCGTACGCCGACCCGCAGCGCGCCGCGTACGAGGAGCAGCAGCAGCCGTCGTACGACGGGCAGTACTACGCGCCGAACGGCGGCCTGCCGCAGAACGACACCTTCTCGTCGAACGGCGGCGGCTACCCCGAGCCCTCGTATGCGGAACCGGTCCAGGAGGAGTCCCCGGCCGGCCACGCCTCCGCCCCGGAGTCCTTCCCGGCCTTCGAGGAGCGCCGCTACCAGGACGACTGGCCGCAGCAGGACAGCTACCAGAACGGTTACCAGGACCAGTACGCTCCCGAAGCGGAATCCACGCAGGCCGCTGACGTGAGTGAGCGCGACCACGTAGGCTTCGACCGTCCCGGTCCGGGCCCGTCGGCCGCGCACGAGCTGACCGACGCCGGCCTTCCCCGTCGCGGATCAGGCGCCGGCGGAGCGAACGGCACGAGCAGCGCGAACGGCACGGGCGCCGGCACCACCGACATGTTCGGCGCGCGGACCGTGAACCCGCAGCCGACGCCCTCCGCACCGGAGAGCAACGGCAACGGCAGCAGCAACGGAACCGGCAACGGTGACTGGCGCTCGGCCAACGACGCGCGCTGGCAGCAGGCTTCGGCGCTCAAGAAGCCCAAGGCGGGCGGGGTCACCTCCTCCGGTCTGCCGAGGCGGGTACCCAAGGCCAACCTGGTCGAGGGTGCCGCCGAAACCACCCCCCAGGGGGGCCCACAGGTCTCCCGCGCTCCCGAGGACGTCCGGGGCAGGCTGAGCAACCTGCGCCGCGGGGTCCAGCGGGGTCGAAGCGCAGGAAGTGAAACGAACGGCCAGGGCCTCGGTCCTGACAGCACCTACAACCAGGAGCGTTAG
- a CDS encoding acyl-CoA carboxylase subunit epsilon: MSTPDIRVEKGHAEPEEVAAITAVLLARAAAQPAETPDRRRPKAGWRRLEREGGFRAPHSWH; the protein is encoded by the coding sequence ATGAGCACCCCTGACATCCGCGTCGAGAAGGGCCACGCCGAGCCCGAGGAAGTCGCCGCCATCACGGCCGTCCTCCTCGCCCGCGCCGCCGCCCAGCCCGCCGAGACCCCGGACCGTCGCCGCCCCAAGGCCGGCTGGCGCCGCCTGGAGCGCGAGGGCGGCTTCCGCGCCCCACACAGCTGGCACTGA
- a CDS encoding GTP-binding protein has translation MDFASSDGGRATTSAKIVVAGGFGVGKTTFVGAVSEINPLRTEAVMTSASAGIDDLTHTGDKTTTTVAMDFGRITLDQDLILYLFGTPGQDRFWFMWDDLVRGAIGAVVLVDTRRLADCFPAVDYFENSGLPFVVALNGFDGHQPYAPEEVREALQIGPDTPIITTDARHRSDAKSALITLVEHALMARLR, from the coding sequence GTGGACTTCGCAAGCTCTGACGGAGGCCGGGCGACCACCTCCGCGAAGATCGTGGTGGCCGGCGGCTTCGGCGTCGGCAAGACCACGTTCGTGGGCGCCGTCTCCGAGATCAACCCGCTGCGCACCGAGGCCGTCATGACGTCCGCGTCGGCGGGCATCGACGACCTCACCCACACCGGGGACAAGACCACCACCACGGTGGCCATGGACTTCGGCCGTATCACCCTGGACCAGGACCTGATCCTGTACCTCTTCGGTACGCCCGGTCAGGACCGCTTCTGGTTCATGTGGGACGACCTGGTGCGCGGCGCGATCGGCGCGGTGGTCCTGGTGGACACCCGGCGCCTGGCCGACTGCTTCCCCGCGGTCGACTACTTCGAGAACAGCGGGCTGCCGTTCGTCGTGGCCCTCAACGGTTTCGACGGGCACCAGCCCTACGCACCCGAGGAGGTGCGCGAGGCGCTTCAGATCGGTCCGGACACCCCGATCATCACGACGGACGCCCGGCACCGCTCGGATGCGAAGAGTGCCCTGATCACACTGGTTGAGCACGCCCTCATGGCACGTCTGCGATAG
- a CDS encoding YceI family protein has translation MANTDLTALTGDYTIDTAHSTIGFTVRHAMVTNVKGKFLDFSGSLHLDGGDPSASSASIDVKMESIDTGSADRDAHLKSADFFKIEEFPTMTFRSTKAESLGGEDYRITGDLTILGTTKPLSIDLEFNGAAKDPFGNERVGFEGKAEILRSEWGLTWNAALETGGVLVSDKIKLNFDISAIKNA, from the coding sequence ATGGCGAACACCGACCTGACCGCCCTGACCGGTGACTACACGATCGACACGGCCCACTCCACGATCGGCTTCACCGTCCGTCACGCCATGGTCACCAACGTCAAGGGGAAGTTCCTCGACTTCAGCGGCTCGCTGCACCTGGACGGCGGCGACCCGTCCGCGTCGTCGGCCTCCATCGACGTCAAGATGGAGAGCATCGACACCGGCTCCGCCGACCGCGACGCTCACCTCAAGAGCGCGGACTTCTTCAAGATCGAGGAGTTCCCGACCATGACCTTCCGCTCCACCAAGGCGGAGTCCCTGGGCGGCGAGGACTACCGGATCACCGGTGACCTGACCATCCTCGGCACCACCAAGCCGCTCAGCATCGACCTGGAGTTCAACGGCGCCGCGAAGGACCCGTTCGGCAACGAGCGCGTCGGCTTCGAGGGCAAGGCGGAGATCCTGCGCTCGGAGTGGGGCCTGACGTGGAACGCCGCGCTGGAGACGGGCGGGGTGCTGGTCTCCGACAAGATCAAGCTGAACTTCGACATCTCGGCGATCAAGAACGCGTGA